Proteins encoded together in one Chloroflexota bacterium window:
- the rpsG gene encoding 30S ribosomal protein S7, with translation MPRRVNIPRKVKYETAPANRTTSRFTAKLMTAGKRNLSERILREALARAEAQSRRPGLEVLEAALRNATPIIEVKPRRVGGATYQVPVEIRGDRRLSLGVRWLVQAARKRNGKSMSEKLAAEFVDAMNGLGSAVKRREDTHKMAEANRAFSHFKW, from the coding sequence GTGCCCCGTCGCGTCAACATCCCGCGCAAGGTCAAGTACGAGACAGCCCCGGCGAACCGGACGACGTCGCGCTTCACCGCCAAGCTCATGACGGCGGGCAAGCGCAATCTGTCCGAACGCATCCTCCGCGAGGCACTCGCGCGGGCGGAGGCGCAGTCCCGGCGTCCCGGTCTCGAGGTCCTCGAGGCGGCGCTCCGGAACGCGACCCCGATCATCGAGGTGAAGCCGCGCCGCGTCGGCGGAGCCACGTACCAGGTCCCGGTCGAGATCCGCGGCGACCGCCGCCTCTCGCTCGGCGTGCGCTGGCTCGTGCAGGCCGCCCGGAAGCGCAACGGCAAGAGCATGAGCGAGAAGCTCGCGGCCGAGTTCGTCGACGCGATGAATGGCCTCGGGTCCGCGGTGAAGCGCCGCGAGGACACCCACAAGATGGCTGAGGCGAACCGCGCCTTCAGCCACTTCAAGTGGTAG
- the rpsL gene encoding 30S ribosomal protein S12: protein MPTISQLVRHGRKRKISKVKAPAMRKNWNSLKQRQESIPGAPQKRGVCLQVRTMTPKKPNSALRKIARVRLTNQMEVTAYIPGIGHNLQEHSVVLVRGGRVKDLPSVKYHIIRGTLDAAGVRDRKQGRSKYGAKATAAVGGRK from the coding sequence GTGCCGACCATCAGCCAGCTCGTGCGTCACGGCCGAAAGCGCAAGATCTCCAAGGTCAAGGCGCCCGCCATGCGCAAGAATTGGAACAGCCTGAAGCAGCGCCAGGAGTCGATCCCCGGCGCGCCGCAGAAGCGCGGCGTCTGCCTCCAGGTCCGGACGATGACGCCGAAGAAGCCGAACTCGGCCCTCCGCAAGATCGCCCGCGTGCGGCTGACCAACCAGATGGAGGTCACCGCCTACATCCCCGGCATCGGCCACAACCTCCAGGAGCACTCGGTCGTGCTCGTGCGTGGCGGTCGGGTGAAGGACCTCCCGTCGGTGAAGTACCACATCATCCGTGGCACGCTCGACGCCGCGGGCGTCCGCGATCGCAAGCAGGGTCGGAGCAAGTACGGCGCGAAGGCGACCGCCGCGGTTGGAGGCAGGAAGTAG